In the genome of Methanocella sp., one region contains:
- a CDS encoding YkgJ family cysteine cluster protein, translated as MSGCAQCGSCCKKFGMRLEASPLDIARWRLEGRDDILSHVGLDLIYGEVTGGRLWVDEAGGRAEQCPFLELRADDKYYCGIHEAKPEVCTWHYCEKYF; from the coding sequence ATGAGCGGATGCGCCCAGTGCGGCTCCTGCTGTAAGAAGTTCGGCATGCGGCTGGAAGCTTCGCCTCTCGATATAGCCCGGTGGCGCCTCGAAGGCCGCGATGATATTCTTTCCCATGTCGGCCTCGATCTTATCTACGGCGAAGTTACGGGCGGGCGGCTGTGGGTGGATGAGGCCGGAGGCCGGGCGGAGCAGTGCCCGTTCCTTGAATTAAGGGCCGACGATAAGTATTACTGCGGCATCCATGAGGCAAAGCCCGAGGTCTGCACCTGGCACTACTGCGAAAAATATTTTTAA
- a CDS encoding CxxC-x17-CxxC domain-containing protein, protein MRDSGFRGGRRNFGGPREMHKATCSDCGKECEVPFQPTEGRPVYCQDCLPKHRKPRF, encoded by the coding sequence ATGAGAGACAGTGGATTTAGGGGCGGCCGAAGAAACTTCGGTGGCCCAAGAGAAATGCACAAGGCAACTTGTTCTGATTGCGGTAAAGAATGCGAAGTACCCTTCCAGCCCACTGAGGGCCGCCCGGTTTATTGCCAGGACTGCCTTCCCAAGCACAGGAAGCCCAGGTTCTAA